One window from the genome of Candidatus Didemnitutus sp. encodes:
- the hutH gene encoding histidine ammonia-lyase, protein MPGKLLLSGRDLTLSRLRRALARREKLALTADARRRIRASRAIVDRLHDDPTPHYGINTGFGVLAHQRVPAADLEKLQENLILSHAVGVGDEVPAEIVRLMLLLKVNGLAVGMSGVTPRVVDHLIRFYNEDALPIVYTKGSLGASGDLAPLAHLVLPLLGLGEMIFRGKRQSARAVLKQLGLAPLKLQSKEGLGLINGTQFMSAYAVHCLLRVENLLKTADLAAATTLEAARGSAAPFDARIHAARPHSGQREVAQNIRALLADSKILPSHAHCGKVQDPYSLRCVPQVHGAVRLAFGHARSVVETEINSATDNPLIFENGDVVSGGNFHGEPLAFVMDYLAIATAELASISERRIYMLLHGDTIGDLKVPKLLMKDTGLNSGFMIPQYTAAALVSENKVFAHPASVDSIPSSLGQEDHVSMGSISATKLLEVVKNTETVLAIEFMCSAQGLEFLRPLKAGRGVEGAVAAVRRVIPFAQADRLFHDDVQTALALVRSEQLVDAAEKAAGHLC, encoded by the coding sequence ATGCCCGGCAAACTCCTCCTCTCCGGCCGCGACCTGACCTTGTCCCGCCTGCGCCGCGCTCTCGCCCGCCGCGAAAAACTCGCCCTCACTGCCGACGCCCGCCGCCGTATCCGCGCCTCCCGCGCGATCGTCGACCGCCTGCACGACGATCCGACGCCGCACTACGGCATCAACACCGGCTTCGGCGTCCTCGCGCACCAGCGCGTGCCCGCCGCCGACCTCGAAAAGCTCCAGGAAAATCTCATCCTCAGCCACGCCGTCGGCGTCGGCGACGAAGTGCCCGCGGAAATCGTCCGCCTCATGCTGCTCCTCAAGGTCAACGGCCTCGCCGTCGGCATGTCGGGCGTCACGCCGCGCGTCGTCGATCACCTCATCCGTTTCTACAACGAGGACGCGCTCCCCATCGTCTACACCAAAGGCTCGCTCGGCGCCTCCGGCGATCTCGCGCCGCTCGCGCATCTCGTGCTGCCGTTGCTCGGCCTCGGCGAAATGATCTTTCGCGGCAAACGCCAGTCCGCCCGCGCCGTCCTCAAACAGCTCGGCCTCGCCCCGCTGAAGCTGCAATCCAAGGAAGGCCTCGGCCTGATCAACGGCACGCAATTCATGTCGGCCTACGCCGTGCATTGCCTCCTGCGCGTCGAAAATCTCCTCAAGACCGCCGACCTCGCCGCCGCCACCACGCTCGAAGCCGCCCGCGGCAGCGCCGCACCGTTCGACGCGCGCATCCACGCCGCCCGCCCGCACTCCGGCCAGCGCGAAGTCGCCCAAAACATCCGCGCGCTGCTCGCCGACTCGAAGATCCTCCCGTCGCACGCGCACTGCGGCAAGGTCCAGGACCCCTACTCGCTCCGCTGCGTCCCACAGGTGCACGGCGCCGTGCGTCTCGCGTTCGGACACGCGCGCAGCGTCGTGGAAACGGAAATCAACTCCGCCACCGACAACCCGCTCATCTTCGAGAACGGCGACGTCGTCAGCGGCGGCAACTTCCACGGCGAGCCGCTGGCGTTCGTCATGGACTACCTCGCCATCGCCACCGCCGAACTCGCATCGATCTCCGAGCGCCGCATCTACATGCTGCTCCACGGCGACACCATCGGCGACCTCAAGGTCCCGAAGCTCCTCATGAAGGACACCGGCCTCAACTCCGGCTTCATGATCCCGCAATACACCGCCGCCGCGCTCGTCTCGGAAAACAAAGTCTTCGCGCACCCCGCCTCCGTCGATTCGATCCCGTCCTCGCTCGGCCAGGAAGACCATGTCTCGATGGGGTCGATCAGTGCGACGAAGCTCCTCGAAGTCGTGAAGAACACCGAAACCGTGCTCGCCATCGAGTTCATGTGCTCCGCGCAAGGCCTCGAGTTCCTTCGGCCGCTCAAAGCCGGCCGCGGCGTCGAAGGCGCCGTCGCCGCCGTGCGTCGCGTCA
- the raiA gene encoding ribosome-associated translation inhibitor RaiA, with protein sequence MNSSHEVIVTGIHLELTPSLKFYVREKMERLFRHEAHIVRVKVELECDRKHDRQHKFIAKAHVQLRGPDINATVNSEDCHKSIDLLVDKLDHSVRRRHSLAKDKRNHPHAVEWQDVTLPKAV encoded by the coding sequence ATGAATAGCTCCCACGAAGTGATCGTTACAGGCATCCACCTCGAACTGACCCCGTCCCTGAAGTTCTACGTCCGGGAAAAAATGGAGCGACTGTTCCGACACGAGGCGCACATCGTCCGCGTGAAAGTCGAACTCGAGTGCGACCGCAAGCACGACCGACAGCACAAGTTCATCGCCAAAGCGCACGTCCAGCTCCGCGGCCCCGACATCAACGCCACCGTCAATTCGGAGGATTGCCACAAGTCCATCGATCTCCTCGTCGACAAGCTCGACCACTCCGTCCGCCGCCGCCACAGCCTCGCCAAGGACAAGCGCAACCATCCGCACGCCGTCGAATGGCAGGATGTCACGCTGCCGAAGGCAGTCTGA
- a CDS encoding RluA family pseudouridine synthase, whose product MSLLDDQPLPPPEAPLVNPADLPGWVRFEDERLLTIDKPGWLVVHPSKNGPWSSLAGALREGMGLQTIRFVYRLDRETSGVIILAKDEATGSRLQKAMAKRLIGKAYVAILEGELAERTEVNQALGPDPTANVTVKQRVVESGTAGAQEARTVFHPLIVRGGYTMVGVELFTGRKHQIRAHAEWLGRRVVGDKLYGPDPTLYLEFAEHGWTERHSALLPLTRQALHCAAIDLRPAHLDYLLTAPWPADLARFAERKMGLSAGEAQALIDGFVSRAFAAVAPRHDHEGCREA is encoded by the coding sequence ATGTCCCTGCTTGACGACCAACCGCTGCCACCGCCCGAAGCGCCGCTCGTGAATCCGGCCGACTTGCCGGGCTGGGTGAGGTTCGAGGACGAGCGCCTGCTGACGATCGACAAACCCGGCTGGCTCGTCGTCCACCCGTCCAAAAACGGACCGTGGTCGAGCCTCGCGGGGGCACTGCGCGAAGGAATGGGACTGCAAACCATCCGCTTCGTGTATCGGCTCGATCGCGAGACCTCTGGAGTGATTATTCTCGCGAAGGACGAGGCGACGGGCAGCCGGCTGCAAAAGGCGATGGCCAAGCGGCTCATTGGCAAGGCCTACGTGGCCATCCTCGAAGGCGAGCTCGCGGAACGGACGGAAGTGAATCAGGCGCTCGGGCCGGATCCGACGGCCAACGTCACCGTGAAGCAGCGCGTCGTGGAGTCCGGCACCGCCGGCGCGCAGGAAGCGCGGACGGTTTTCCATCCGCTAATCGTGCGCGGCGGCTACACGATGGTCGGCGTGGAGTTGTTCACGGGGCGCAAGCATCAGATCCGCGCGCACGCGGAATGGCTGGGCCGGCGTGTGGTGGGCGACAAACTCTACGGTCCCGACCCGACGCTCTATCTCGAGTTCGCCGAGCACGGCTGGACGGAGCGGCACAGCGCGTTGCTGCCGCTCACGCGGCAGGCGCTGCATTGCGCGGCGATCGATTTGCGACCGGCGCACCTGGACTATCTGCTGACGGCACCGTGGCCCGCGGATTTGGCGCGCTTTGCCGAGCGGAAAATGGGGTTGTCCGCCGGAGAAGCGCAGGCGCTGATCGATGGATTTGTCAGTCGGGCGTTCGCTGCCGTCGCGCCGCGTCACGACCACGAGGGATGTCGGGAAGCATAG
- a CDS encoding M14 family metallocarboxypeptidase produces MPSALPLDPATFIPRFDAAARRAGFGGEKFGEIHGFDLNAYTKPARPDAPRIYVSSGMHGDEPAPPWAVLRLVEDGFFDARAAWWICPVLNPTGLARGTRENFAGIDLNRDYKHPVTAEIGAHVAWLERQPDFDAAFCLHEDFEAAGFYLYELNPANRPTLADVALAGAGRHCPIENAAVIDGRDADAPGIIRPVSDPLLRDRWPEAIYLRHGRTTLGYTFESPTRLPLEQRVAAHCAALHDALARLLAS; encoded by the coding sequence ATGCCCTCCGCGCTGCCGCTCGACCCTGCCACGTTCATCCCGCGTTTCGATGCCGCCGCCCGCCGCGCAGGTTTCGGCGGTGAGAAATTCGGAGAGATACACGGCTTCGACCTCAACGCCTACACGAAACCCGCCCGCCCCGACGCGCCGCGCATTTACGTCTCGTCCGGCATGCACGGCGACGAGCCCGCCCCGCCGTGGGCCGTGCTGCGGTTGGTCGAGGATGGTTTCTTCGACGCGCGCGCGGCGTGGTGGATTTGTCCGGTGCTCAATCCCACGGGCCTCGCGCGCGGCACGCGGGAGAACTTCGCCGGCATCGATCTCAACCGCGACTACAAGCATCCGGTCACAGCCGAGATTGGCGCTCACGTCGCCTGGCTCGAGCGCCAGCCGGATTTCGACGCCGCCTTTTGTCTGCACGAGGACTTTGAAGCCGCCGGCTTCTACCTCTACGAGTTGAACCCCGCCAACCGGCCGACGCTCGCCGACGTCGCGCTCGCCGGCGCCGGCCGCCACTGCCCGATCGAAAACGCCGCCGTCATCGATGGGCGCGACGCGGACGCACCGGGCATCATCCGTCCAGTGAGCGATCCGCTGCTGCGCGATCGCTGGCCCGAGGCGATCTACCTCCGCCACGGCCGCACCACGCTCGGCTACACTTTCGAATCGCCCACGCGACTGCCGCTCGAGCAGCGCGTCGCCGCGCACTGCGCCGCTCTCCACGACGCGTTGGCGCGCCTACTCGCTTCTTGA
- a CDS encoding glutamate--tRNA ligase produces the protein MSNVRVRFAPSPTGFFHIGSARTALFNWLYARHTGGTFILRIEDTDKERNSEEFLRLIYDSMTWLGMDWDEGPNPNGVGERGDYGPYRQSQRGALYEEYKQKLLANGRAYEKDGAIWFKMLGERYRVFDDHRKKEVEKVKSDPVVIDDQIRGRVERMEDEDFVIFRSDGNPVFHFVNVVDDITMKVTHIIRGEDHLSNTSKHVRLYEGFGVTPPIFAHIPLILKSPEMGQGKMSKRDKGALIEEYQQRSFLPEALVNYISLLGWNPGDDREKMPVSEIVRLFDLPAVNKSGAKFDHKKLANLNMQYLLELPAEKFRAQAKAYFAQQPTGAAVLANEPYFREIMLLAQPKIKSIDELAAYTVYFFTDDFPIDAKVKEKLMAKGDPKARLAELIAALPAMDFSTDAAIEAALKALAESKQLGFGDYQGIARLAVTGTNAGPSITSIFRVLGKERVLARLQKFAA, from the coding sequence ATGTCGAACGTTCGCGTCCGCTTCGCACCCAGCCCGACGGGCTTCTTCCACATCGGCAGCGCCCGCACGGCGCTGTTCAACTGGCTTTACGCCCGCCACACCGGCGGCACGTTCATCCTGCGTATCGAGGACACGGACAAGGAGCGCAACAGCGAGGAGTTCCTCCGCCTGATCTACGATTCGATGACGTGGCTCGGCATGGATTGGGACGAGGGTCCGAATCCGAATGGCGTGGGCGAGCGCGGCGATTACGGCCCGTATCGCCAGAGCCAGCGCGGCGCGCTCTACGAGGAATACAAGCAGAAGCTCCTCGCCAACGGTCGCGCCTACGAGAAGGACGGCGCGATCTGGTTCAAGATGCTCGGCGAGCGCTACCGTGTCTTCGACGACCACCGCAAGAAGGAGGTCGAGAAGGTGAAGAGCGATCCGGTCGTGATCGACGACCAGATCCGCGGTCGTGTCGAGCGCATGGAGGACGAGGACTTCGTGATCTTCCGCTCGGACGGCAACCCGGTGTTCCACTTCGTGAACGTCGTCGACGACATCACGATGAAGGTCACGCACATCATCCGCGGGGAGGACCACCTTTCCAACACGAGCAAGCACGTGCGTCTCTACGAAGGCTTCGGCGTGACGCCGCCCATCTTCGCGCACATCCCGCTCATCCTGAAATCGCCCGAGATGGGGCAGGGCAAGATGTCGAAGCGCGACAAGGGCGCGCTGATCGAGGAATACCAACAGCGCAGCTTCCTGCCCGAGGCGCTGGTGAACTACATCTCGCTGCTCGGCTGGAATCCCGGCGACGACCGCGAGAAGATGCCCGTCAGCGAGATCGTGCGCCTCTTCGATTTGCCGGCGGTGAACAAGAGCGGCGCGAAGTTCGACCACAAGAAACTCGCGAACCTCAACATGCAGTATCTGCTCGAGTTGCCGGCGGAGAAATTCCGCGCGCAGGCGAAGGCCTATTTCGCGCAGCAGCCGACTGGTGCCGCGGTGCTCGCGAACGAGCCGTATTTCCGCGAAATCATGCTGCTCGCGCAGCCGAAGATCAAATCCATCGACGAACTCGCGGCTTACACGGTGTATTTCTTCACCGACGACTTTCCGATCGACGCGAAGGTGAAGGAGAAGCTGATGGCCAAGGGCGATCCGAAAGCGCGCCTCGCCGAGCTGATCGCGGCGTTGCCGGCGATGGATTTTTCGACTGACGCGGCCATCGAGGCCGCGCTCAAGGCGCTGGCGGAGTCGAAGCAACTCGGCTTCGGCGACTACCAGGGCATCGCGCGCCTCGCAGTGACCGGCACGAACGCCGGCCCGAGCATCACGAGCATCTTCCGCGTGCTCGGCAAAGAGCGCGTGCTCGCGCGCCTGCAAAAATTTGCGGCCTGA
- a CDS encoding ATP-binding protein, producing MSAPGDRSTRPTVHLLCGLPGCGKTTLARRMAAESGAIVLGHDERMVARHGTNPPEAEFAALAGAVTEELWREASEVVASGRDVILDWGFWTRAERDAARERVAAIGAIGVLHVVACEDKVARARTLARTATGGPVLEINGAAWDAFRARFEPPGADEGAVSSRSD from the coding sequence ATGAGCGCGCCGGGCGATCGCTCGACCCGACCCACCGTGCACCTGTTGTGCGGCCTGCCCGGGTGCGGCAAGACGACACTGGCTCGCCGGATGGCAGCGGAAAGCGGGGCGATTGTTCTCGGGCACGACGAGCGCATGGTGGCGCGCCATGGCACGAATCCGCCGGAAGCGGAGTTCGCCGCGCTGGCTGGCGCGGTGACCGAAGAGCTTTGGCGCGAGGCGTCGGAGGTCGTCGCGTCGGGGCGCGACGTGATTCTGGATTGGGGTTTCTGGACACGAGCCGAGCGCGATGCAGCGCGAGAGCGCGTGGCGGCGATCGGTGCGATTGGCGTGCTGCATGTGGTCGCGTGCGAGGACAAGGTGGCTCGCGCGCGGACGCTTGCCCGGACGGCGACGGGCGGGCCGGTCCTGGAGATAAACGGTGCGGCATGGGACGCGTTTCGTGCGCGCTTCGAGCCGCCGGGAGCCGATGAGGGCGCGGTTTCGTCGCGGAGCGATTGA
- a CDS encoding YceH family protein, which yields MNPLPQLDAIEARVLGALIEKELTTPDYYPLSLNALVNACNQINNREPVMALGEPEVTRALDKLRDKRLAVVITGGDSRVLKFAHKAREVLELSRPEVSLLCLLLLRGPQTTGELRGRSGRMHEFADLADVQTTLGRLAHRENPDQPTLVTLLPRAPGTKESRYAHLLSGEPASIAPAPIGETAAVVAPLSSDTARFAQLEADNADLKRQLADLRREFEEFRKKFE from the coding sequence ATGAATCCGCTCCCGCAACTCGACGCCATCGAAGCTCGCGTCCTCGGCGCGCTGATCGAGAAGGAATTGACGACACCGGACTACTACCCGCTGTCGCTCAACGCGCTCGTCAACGCCTGCAACCAGATCAACAACCGCGAGCCGGTCATGGCACTCGGCGAGCCCGAAGTCACCCGCGCCCTCGACAAACTCCGCGACAAACGCCTCGCCGTCGTCATCACCGGCGGCGACAGCCGCGTCCTCAAATTCGCCCACAAGGCGCGCGAAGTGCTCGAACTCTCCCGCCCCGAAGTCTCGCTGCTCTGCCTGCTGCTCCTGCGCGGCCCGCAGACCACCGGCGAGCTCCGCGGTCGCAGCGGCCGGATGCACGAGTTCGCCGACCTCGCTGACGTGCAGACCACGCTCGGTCGCCTCGCCCACCGCGAAAATCCGGACCAACCCACGCTCGTCACGCTGCTCCCGCGCGCCCCGGGCACGAAGGAGTCGCGCTACGCCCACCTGCTCAGCGGCGAACCGGCGTCGATCGCCCCCGCGCCGATCGGTGAAACGGCTGCGGTCGTCGCCCCGTTGTCCTCCGACACCGCGCGCTTTGCCCAACTCGAAGCGGACAACGCCGACCTGAAACGCCAGCTCGCCGACCTGCGCCGCGAATTCGAGGAGTTTCGGAAGAAATTCGAGTGA
- the glnS gene encoding glutamine--tRNA ligase, producing MSAENTSPATPAPAPSDFVRDIVAQHVAEQRYAKIVTRFPPEPNGYLHIGHAKSICLNFGIARENHGQCNLRFDDTNPVKEDVEYVESITADVKWLIDGWADHCLGFKAKGATPAAVTSNGKPDFFQPAVPAAERAAAEPFHASDYFEPLYNYALELIKRGKAYVCDLTPKETDEYRGAPDKPGRNSPYRERSIAENLDLFTRMRAGEFPDGARTLRAKIDMASPNVWLRDPLLYRIRHVAHHHAGSGWCIYPLYDYAHCLSDYLEGITHSVCTLEFEVHRPLYDWILESLDLPRPLPHQYEFAKLNLAYTLVSKRKLLTLVNEKVVTGWDDPRMPTISGLRRRGIPAPALREFVTSVGVTKADSVTEAAVFENIVRNYLNGTAHRRLAVLKPIKLVLTNIPAGEVVLCDATNNPQDETPTTRKVSLTREVFIESDDFAEVPPPKYFRLKPGGEVRLKYACIIKLAEIVKDAAGAITELRCTAQLDTRSGQPNADKKVKGTIHWVSATQCIDAEVRLYDRLFTVPEPAAEEDFLKVVNPKSLEIVTAKLESSLAAATLADRFQFERLGYFALDAKDSIPGKLIFNRTITLKDTWAK from the coding sequence ATGTCCGCCGAGAACACGTCACCCGCCACGCCCGCTCCCGCTCCCAGCGATTTCGTCCGCGACATCGTCGCGCAACACGTTGCCGAGCAACGCTACGCGAAGATCGTGACGCGCTTCCCGCCCGAGCCCAACGGCTACCTCCACATCGGCCACGCGAAGTCCATCTGCCTGAACTTCGGCATCGCCCGCGAAAACCACGGCCAGTGCAACCTCCGCTTCGACGACACCAATCCCGTCAAGGAGGACGTCGAATACGTCGAGTCCATCACCGCCGACGTGAAGTGGCTGATCGATGGCTGGGCCGACCACTGCCTCGGCTTCAAGGCCAAGGGCGCCACGCCCGCCGCCGTCACCTCCAACGGCAAACCCGACTTCTTCCAGCCCGCCGTTCCCGCAGCCGAGCGCGCCGCCGCCGAACCCTTCCACGCCTCCGACTACTTCGAGCCGCTCTACAACTACGCGCTCGAACTGATCAAACGCGGCAAAGCCTACGTCTGCGACCTCACGCCGAAGGAGACCGACGAATACCGCGGCGCGCCCGACAAGCCCGGCCGCAACTCGCCCTACCGCGAACGCAGCATCGCCGAGAATCTCGACCTCTTCACCCGCATGCGCGCCGGCGAGTTTCCCGACGGTGCCCGCACGCTCCGCGCGAAGATCGACATGGCGTCGCCCAACGTCTGGCTGCGCGACCCGCTGCTCTACCGCATCCGCCACGTCGCGCACCACCACGCCGGCAGCGGCTGGTGCATTTATCCGCTCTACGACTACGCGCACTGCCTGAGCGATTACCTCGAGGGCATCACGCACAGCGTCTGCACGCTCGAGTTCGAGGTGCACCGCCCGCTCTACGACTGGATTCTCGAGTCGCTCGACCTCCCGCGCCCGCTCCCGCACCAATACGAATTCGCGAAACTCAACCTCGCCTACACGCTCGTTTCCAAGCGCAAGCTCCTCACGCTCGTGAACGAGAAAGTCGTCACCGGTTGGGACGACCCGCGCATGCCCACGATCTCCGGCCTCCGCCGCCGCGGCATCCCCGCGCCCGCGCTCCGCGAATTCGTCACCAGCGTCGGCGTCACCAAGGCCGACTCCGTGACCGAGGCCGCCGTCTTCGAGAACATCGTCCGCAATTATCTCAACGGCACCGCGCACCGCCGCCTCGCCGTTCTCAAGCCGATCAAACTCGTCCTCACCAACATCCCCGCGGGTGAAGTCGTCCTCTGCGACGCCACGAACAACCCGCAGGACGAGACGCCCACGACGCGCAAGGTTTCGCTCACACGCGAGGTCTTCATCGAGTCCGACGATTTCGCCGAGGTTCCACCGCCGAAGTATTTCCGCCTCAAGCCGGGCGGCGAGGTCCGCCTGAAATACGCCTGCATCATCAAGCTCGCCGAAATCGTGAAGGATGCCGCCGGCGCCATCACCGAGCTCCGTTGCACCGCACAACTCGACACGCGCTCCGGCCAGCCCAACGCCGACAAGAAGGTCAAAGGCACGATCCACTGGGTCAGCGCCACGCAGTGCATCGACGCCGAGGTGCGCCTCTACGACCGCCTCTTCACCGTCCCCGAGCCGGCCGCCGAAGAGGATTTCCTCAAGGTCGTGAACCCGAAGTCGCTCGAAATCGTCACCGCCAAACTCGAGTCCTCGCTCGCCGCCGCGACGCTCGCCGACCGCTTCCAATTCGAACGCCTCGGCTACTTCGCCTTGGACGCCAAGGACAGCATCCCCGGCAAACTCATCTTCAACCGCACGATCACGCTCAAGGACACCTGGGCGAAATGA
- a CDS encoding putative manganese-dependent inorganic diphosphatase, producing the protein MPPTFVVGHKNPDADSICSAVAYAAFKEARGEKGYVAARCGNSNARIDAILARFHTPLPLYLADVHPRVQDVMVKDVHSLPDTATCAEALEFIDRFGHRVVPVVGADQKLTGTISTPALAHAFLPQVTEPKRMRQVNTDLNSIARTLRAEIVHLGTESDIVEELFVRIGAMDIASFWRLSQAEGIPAEKSIIVVGDRSDIQQRSIELGVRLLVITGGKRVHPSIADAARARGTTLFISPYDSATTAWLIRTAGRLAPVIDRNFATVNADSRLADVRRKVGGSAAPAFMVLTDTGRLAGIVTKTDMLKPVPTRLVLVDHNELTQAVPGADEVTITEIIDHHRLAPMATPQPIFFLNDPVGSTCTIVADLFRRYGLKPTPDLAGLMMSGLISDTLLLQSPTSTAKDADILAWLESHADIKAKALAELIFSSGSVILASPPAKVVRSDFKIYDEEGTTFSVSQVEELGFDNFWAHAKEISAALGELRDAEKLNFAALLVTDINTQNSLLIVKGEPEFIRKISYAHVEQDEIFDLPGVVSRKKQLIPYLTSLLREMRG; encoded by the coding sequence GTGCCGCCGACCTTCGTCGTCGGCCACAAGAACCCCGACGCCGATTCGATCTGCTCCGCGGTGGCCTACGCCGCCTTCAAGGAAGCCCGCGGCGAAAAAGGCTACGTCGCCGCGCGCTGCGGCAACTCCAATGCCCGCATCGACGCCATCCTCGCGCGCTTCCACACCCCGCTCCCACTCTACCTCGCCGACGTCCATCCGCGCGTGCAGGACGTCATGGTCAAGGACGTCCACAGCCTGCCCGACACCGCCACCTGCGCCGAAGCGCTGGAGTTCATCGACCGCTTCGGCCACCGCGTCGTCCCCGTCGTCGGCGCCGATCAAAAGCTCACCGGCACCATCAGCACGCCCGCCCTCGCCCACGCCTTTCTTCCCCAAGTCACCGAGCCGAAGCGCATGCGGCAGGTCAACACCGACCTGAACTCCATCGCCCGCACGCTGCGCGCCGAAATCGTCCACCTCGGCACCGAGTCCGACATCGTCGAGGAACTCTTCGTCCGCATCGGCGCCATGGACATCGCCTCCTTCTGGCGCCTCTCGCAGGCCGAAGGCATCCCCGCCGAGAAATCCATCATCGTCGTCGGCGACCGCAGCGACATCCAGCAACGCTCCATCGAGCTCGGCGTGCGCCTCCTCGTGATCACCGGCGGCAAGCGCGTGCATCCATCCATCGCCGACGCCGCCCGCGCCCGCGGCACCACGCTCTTCATCAGCCCCTACGACTCCGCCACGACCGCCTGGCTCATCCGCACCGCCGGCCGCCTCGCCCCGGTCATCGATCGCAACTTCGCCACCGTCAACGCCGACAGCCGCCTCGCCGACGTCCGCCGCAAGGTCGGCGGCTCCGCCGCGCCCGCGTTCATGGTTCTCACCGACACCGGCCGCCTCGCCGGCATCGTCACGAAGACCGACATGCTCAAGCCCGTGCCGACGCGCCTCGTGCTCGTCGACCACAACGAGCTCACCCAAGCCGTCCCCGGCGCCGACGAAGTCACGATCACCGAAATCATCGATCACCATCGCCTCGCGCCGATGGCCACGCCGCAACCGATCTTCTTCCTCAACGACCCCGTCGGCTCCACCTGCACGATCGTCGCCGACCTCTTCCGCCGCTACGGCCTCAAGCCCACGCCCGACCTCGCCGGCCTCATGATGTCCGGCCTCATCTCCGACACGCTGCTCCTCCAAAGCCCGACCTCCACCGCCAAGGACGCCGACATCCTCGCCTGGCTTGAGTCGCACGCCGACATCAAGGCCAAGGCCCTCGCCGAACTCATCTTCAGCTCCGGCTCCGTCATCCTCGCCAGCCCGCCCGCCAAGGTCGTCCGCTCCGACTTCAAGATCTACGACGAGGAAGGCACCACCTTCTCCGTCTCGCAGGTCGAGGAACTCGGCTTCGACAACTTCTGGGCCCACGCCAAGGAAATCTCTGCCGCACTCGGCGAGCTCCGCGACGCCGAGAAACTCAATTTCGCCGCCCTGCTTGTCACCGACATCAACACACAGAACTCGCTCCTGATCGTGAAAGGCGAGCCCGAGTTCATCCGAAAGATTTCCTACGCCCACGTCGAACAGGACGAAATCTTCGACCTCCCCGGTGTCGTCTCCCGCAAAAAGCAACTCATCCCCTACCTCACGAGTTTGCTGCGGGAGATGCGGGGGTAA
- a CDS encoding type II secretion system protein — protein sequence MLSGDRRNAGFTLIELLTVIAIIGILAALIFPTVGKVRETAQRTVDANNLREIVKAAQLYAADNNDRLPDPTTIASQYPGLGQGSFAWAGILAQRGILTDPTFYFAKNDPQFNGTYPTAIVSPTGRTTIDASFTTNRVLSFELVGGLRMSDGPTVPVAFTRGLLTTGLWSAENGVYKDAGGHIAFLGGNVQFYPNTTEAANQFTLNNGQKGSNVLQALPFNSNAASNPRVYATPPAGVGSQAGTPAVRAS from the coding sequence ATGCTATCAGGCGACCGCCGCAACGCAGGCTTCACCCTCATCGAGCTGCTCACGGTCATCGCCATCATCGGCATCCTCGCCGCGCTGATCTTCCCCACCGTCGGCAAAGTCCGCGAGACCGCCCAACGCACCGTCGACGCGAACAACCTCCGCGAAATCGTCAAAGCCGCGCAGCTCTACGCCGCCGACAACAACGACCGCCTGCCCGACCCGACGACGATCGCCTCGCAATACCCCGGCCTCGGCCAAGGTTCCTTCGCGTGGGCCGGCATCCTCGCCCAGCGCGGCATCCTCACCGACCCCACCTTCTATTTCGCGAAGAACGATCCGCAGTTCAACGGCACCTACCCGACCGCCATCGTCTCGCCCACCGGCCGCACCACCATCGACGCCTCGTTCACCACGAACCGCGTGCTCTCGTTCGAACTCGTCGGCGGCCTGCGCATGAGCGACGGCCCGACCGTCCCGGTCGCCTTCACCCGCGGCCTGCTCACCACCGGTCTGTGGAGCGCCGAAAACGGCGTCTACAAGGACGCCGGCGGCCACATCGCTTTTCTGGGCGGCAACGTCCAGTTCTACCCCAACACCACCGAGGCCGCCAATCAGTTCACCCTGAACAACGGCCAGAAGGGCAGCAACGTGCTGCAGGCTCTGCCCTTCAACAGTAATGCAGCAAGCAATCCGAGGGTCTACGCGACGCCTCCGGCCGGCGTCGGCTCCCAAGCCGGCACGCCCGCCGTGCGCGCCTCGTAG